One window of the Runella slithyformis DSM 19594 genome contains the following:
- a CDS encoding thioredoxin-like domain-containing protein translates to MRKLIFLTCFVLPYLSTIAQTGYSIKGTIKGLPAQSYTLAHYFGYSQYIVKDTAAADTGGSLVFTGNKPLPQGIYLLLSPAKRRIAEFVIGPEQHFSFSSDTVNVVANMKIEGSPDNELYYQYQQKIAGYNTEIGLLMAQMKMRQDLLMQTKINNLRRQVYEYYRTFAQENANSLTGKIMKAGADVELPAAPKRPDGKVDSAWLFHYYKAHFWDNVDFSDDRLVRTPALQRKLDRYLQEITFQDPDSLIHSSDFVIEKALKAGNKEMQSYCIWYLTNKAENPSIIGGEQVFVHLAEKYYLGGLMPVTDSGTVKNIRQKVNTLKPLLVGKPMPALSLTDTSGTLRSLADIKANYTVVVFYDPDCSHCRQSTPALKEFYEKNKKTLGVQIFAASVARAPEQWKKYIREFGLQEWIHGYDYSFRIDFRKEFDVVNTPMVYVLDQDKKIIARRIQSEQLDGFMDFYQQKLAYEKSLKIK, encoded by the coding sequence ATGCGCAAGCTGATTTTCCTAACCTGTTTCGTTCTCCCTTACTTATCAACCATAGCCCAAACCGGCTATTCCATCAAAGGTACCATCAAAGGGCTGCCGGCGCAGTCCTACACGTTGGCCCATTATTTTGGGTATTCTCAGTACATCGTCAAAGACACGGCTGCCGCCGATACCGGCGGCAGTTTGGTCTTTACGGGGAATAAGCCCCTGCCGCAGGGAATTTATCTTTTGCTCTCACCTGCCAAGCGTCGCATTGCCGAGTTCGTCATCGGTCCTGAGCAGCACTTCAGCTTTAGTTCGGATACGGTCAACGTGGTGGCGAATATGAAGATCGAAGGCTCACCCGACAATGAGCTGTACTATCAATACCAACAAAAAATTGCGGGCTACAACACTGAGATCGGCCTGTTGATGGCTCAGATGAAAATGCGGCAGGATCTTTTGATGCAGACGAAGATCAACAATCTTCGGCGTCAGGTCTATGAGTATTATCGTACGTTCGCGCAGGAAAATGCCAACTCACTTACGGGAAAAATCATGAAGGCCGGTGCCGATGTGGAGCTTCCCGCCGCCCCCAAACGCCCGGACGGCAAAGTAGATTCTGCGTGGCTGTTTCACTACTACAAAGCGCATTTTTGGGACAATGTTGATTTTTCGGATGACCGCCTTGTCCGTACCCCCGCCTTGCAGCGAAAGCTGGACCGTTATCTACAGGAAATCACCTTCCAAGACCCCGACTCATTGATTCATTCGTCTGACTTTGTGATTGAGAAAGCGCTCAAAGCCGGCAACAAAGAGATGCAATCGTATTGTATCTGGTACCTGACCAACAAAGCCGAAAACCCGTCTATCATCGGCGGAGAGCAGGTCTTTGTTCATTTGGCCGAAAAATATTACCTCGGCGGCCTCATGCCCGTAACGGATTCGGGCACGGTCAAAAACATTCGTCAGAAAGTAAACACCCTGAAACCTCTTTTGGTGGGCAAACCCATGCCGGCACTTTCATTGACCGACACCTCCGGGACCCTGCGCTCATTGGCCGACATTAAGGCCAACTATACCGTGGTCGTTTTCTACGACCCCGATTGCAGCCACTGCCGGCAGTCTACTCCTGCGCTGAAAGAATTTTATGAGAAAAATAAAAAAACCTTGGGGGTACAGATTTTTGCGGCGTCGGTAGCGCGGGCCCCGGAACAATGGAAAAAATACATCCGGGAGTTTGGCCTACAGGAGTGGATTCACGGCTATGATTACAGTTTTCGAATTGACTTCCGAAAAGAATTTGATGTGGTCAATACGCCCATGGTCTATGTGCTGGACCAAGACAAAAAGATCATTGCCCGGCGCATTCAGTCGGAGCAATTGGACGGATTTATGGATTTTTACCAACAAAAGCTCGCTTACGAAAAGTCACTCAAAATCAAATAA
- a CDS encoding YdcF family protein codes for MVSKETLALAQTLWDYHHVKHTLQKADCILVLGSHDLRVAERGAELYLQGWAPILIFSGGLGRLTQDLWKDAEADKFASIAMEMGVPKSAIYIENKSTNTGENIQFTQQLLKANDLTPETFIVVQKPYMERRSYATFKKHWPDKQLFITSPQLSLSDYPNEEIPLEEVIHIMVGDLQRIKVYPEKGFQIYQEIPDNVWQAYKQLVALGYNSHLV; via the coding sequence ATGGTATCGAAAGAAACCTTAGCCTTGGCGCAAACACTTTGGGACTATCACCACGTCAAGCACACGCTTCAAAAAGCGGACTGCATTTTGGTATTGGGCAGCCATGACCTGCGGGTGGCAGAACGCGGAGCCGAACTGTATTTGCAGGGATGGGCACCGATCCTGATTTTTTCGGGTGGTTTGGGCCGCCTTACCCAAGACCTTTGGAAAGACGCCGAAGCCGACAAATTTGCTTCCATAGCCATGGAAATGGGAGTGCCCAAAAGTGCCATTTACATTGAAAATAAATCCACCAACACGGGCGAAAATATTCAGTTCACTCAACAGCTTCTGAAAGCCAACGATCTCACACCCGAGACATTCATTGTGGTGCAAAAACCCTACATGGAACGCCGAAGCTATGCCACTTTCAAAAAGCATTGGCCTGATAAACAACTTTTTATCACTTCGCCGCAATTATCTCTTTCGGATTACCCCAATGAAGAAATACCGTTGGAAGAAGTCATTCACATCATGGTAGGCGACCTTCAACGCATAAAAGTATATCCCGAAAAAGGTTTTCAGATCTATCAGGAAATTCCCGACAATGTTTGGCAGGCGTATAAACAACTGGTAGCATTGGGCTACAATAGCCATTTGGTATAA
- a CDS encoding sodium:solute symporter, whose protein sequence is MSPYIALSILVVYFIVLIAVSIYTSRGADTNTFFTANKQSPWYLVAFAMIGTSLSGVTFISVPGAVGRIQFSYFQVVLGYILGYLFIGTVLMPLYYRLNLVSIYSYLEQRFGFWAYKTGSAFFLLSRTLGSAVRLYVAAQVLQLAMYNGLGIPFEVSVAITIALIWVYTFKGGIKTIIITDTLQTTFLVTAVALTIYLVANQLNYSFGGMVSAIADSEYSRVFFFDDPKDNKYFWKQFLSGAFIAITMTGMDQDLMQKNLTCKNIGEAQKNMFWFTITLTFVNLMFMSLGVLLYFYAQSKNIPIPAKTDDLYAMLALNHFGVHEGTAGVIVAITFLIGITAATYASSDSALTALTTAFCIDFMNVAKKPETERARIKHWVHIGFSVLFYIVIVLFNQMNSKEVITAIFDIAGYTYGPLLGLFAFGLYTKRPVNDRLTPFICIAGPVITYILNQNSEVWFDGYKIGFERLMLNGFIVFMGLLLISKPKKAASAG, encoded by the coding sequence ATGAGCCCCTATATAGCCCTCAGTATTTTAGTTGTCTACTTCATTGTTTTGATTGCTGTTTCAATTTATACGTCCCGCGGGGCCGATACCAACACCTTTTTTACCGCCAATAAACAATCTCCCTGGTATCTGGTGGCGTTTGCCATGATCGGCACCTCGCTGTCAGGGGTTACCTTTATTTCCGTTCCCGGAGCGGTAGGAAGAATTCAATTTTCGTATTTTCAGGTCGTACTGGGCTATATTTTAGGGTATCTGTTTATCGGTACGGTACTGATGCCGCTGTATTACCGACTCAATCTGGTTTCCATTTACAGTTATCTTGAGCAGCGATTCGGCTTTTGGGCCTACAAGACCGGCTCGGCTTTTTTCCTGCTGTCACGTACGCTTGGCTCGGCGGTTCGGCTCTATGTAGCGGCCCAGGTACTGCAATTGGCGATGTACAACGGGCTCGGTATTCCGTTTGAAGTTTCGGTGGCCATTACCATTGCGCTGATATGGGTTTACACATTTAAGGGAGGTATCAAAACCATCATCATTACCGATACCCTGCAAACCACCTTTTTGGTAACGGCCGTGGCGCTGACCATTTATTTGGTAGCCAATCAACTCAACTATTCCTTCGGCGGGATGGTTTCGGCCATTGCCGACAGTGAATATTCGCGCGTTTTCTTCTTTGACGACCCCAAAGACAATAAGTATTTCTGGAAACAATTCCTTTCGGGGGCCTTCATTGCCATTACCATGACAGGGATGGACCAGGACCTGATGCAGAAAAACCTGACGTGTAAGAACATCGGCGAAGCCCAAAAGAATATGTTTTGGTTTACCATCACCCTTACCTTCGTCAATTTGATGTTTATGAGTCTCGGGGTGTTGCTTTATTTTTACGCCCAAAGCAAAAATATCCCCATCCCTGCCAAAACCGATGATCTGTACGCCATGCTGGCCCTCAATCATTTTGGAGTCCATGAAGGTACTGCCGGGGTGATCGTCGCCATCACGTTTTTGATCGGGATCACGGCTGCCACTTACGCCAGTTCAGATTCCGCCCTGACAGCCCTGACCACGGCTTTCTGCATTGACTTTATGAACGTAGCAAAAAAACCCGAAACCGAGCGCGCCCGCATCAAGCATTGGGTTCACATCGGTTTTTCGGTGCTTTTTTACATCGTCATTGTCCTGTTCAATCAAATGAACAGTAAAGAGGTGATCACGGCTATTTTTGACATTGCGGGCTATACCTATGGGCCTTTACTGGGACTTTTTGCTTTCGGACTCTACACCAAACGCCCGGTCAACGACCGACTGACGCCTTTTATCTGCATTGCGGGGCCGGTCATTACATATATTCTCAACCAAAATTCGGAAGTGTGGTTTGACGGGTATAAAATAGGCTTCGAACGCCTCATGCTCAACGGGTTCATTGTGTTTATGGGGCTGCTGCTGATTTCCAAACCGAAAAAGGCCGCATCGGCAGGTTAA
- a CDS encoding pirin family protein: MSNISIIIEERPADIGNFLVGRLLPFRGKRMVGPFIFIDHMGPALLKEHQNVDVGPHPHIGLSTLTYLFEGTIMHRDTLGTAVEIFPNQVNWMTAGKGIVHSERTPEYLRHSDKRLHGLQIWVALPKELEDMPPAFYHAEADEIPTWHTDGVSCKLIAGEAFGRTSPVPVYSRLYLLEIKSSVTQTLRLGEELFGEAGLYILEGSIESEGHTYEPKRILVAKNSQLCEFTLHAGTTVYIFGGEPFPEERFIYWNFVATRQDIIEKAKQDWKEGRFARIEGERDPVPLPPEIPHLRPKK, encoded by the coding sequence ATGTCAAACATCAGCATCATCATTGAAGAACGCCCGGCCGACATCGGGAATTTTCTGGTCGGCCGATTATTGCCTTTTCGGGGCAAACGCATGGTAGGGCCTTTTATTTTTATTGACCACATGGGCCCCGCCCTCCTCAAAGAGCATCAAAATGTCGATGTGGGTCCGCACCCGCACATTGGCCTTTCTACCCTTACGTATTTGTTTGAAGGTACCATCATGCACCGCGATACGCTGGGAACCGCCGTTGAGATCTTTCCGAATCAGGTCAATTGGATGACGGCCGGCAAGGGTATTGTGCATTCCGAACGAACGCCGGAGTACCTGCGGCATTCAGACAAACGTTTACACGGGCTGCAAATCTGGGTGGCGTTGCCCAAAGAACTGGAAGATATGCCGCCCGCTTTTTACCACGCCGAAGCCGACGAGATTCCGACTTGGCACACCGACGGCGTATCCTGCAAACTGATTGCGGGCGAAGCCTTCGGACGCACATCCCCGGTGCCGGTCTACAGTCGGCTGTACCTGCTGGAGATCAAAAGCTCCGTTACGCAGACCCTCCGGCTCGGAGAAGAACTGTTTGGAGAAGCAGGCCTGTACATTTTGGAGGGAAGCATTGAAAGTGAAGGCCATACGTATGAGCCCAAACGGATACTGGTGGCCAAAAACAGTCAACTTTGCGAATTTACCCTACACGCCGGTACAACGGTGTACATCTTCGGCGGGGAGCCTTTTCCCGAAGAGCGATTCATCTACTGGAATTTTGTAGCCACCCGTCAGGATATCATAGAAAAAGCAAAGCAGGATTGGAAAGAAGGCCGTTTTGCCCGCATCGAAGGCGAGCGCGATCCGGTGCCGTTACCGCCCGAAATCCCTCACCTCCGACCTAAAAAATAG
- a CDS encoding ATP-dependent Clp protease adaptor ClpS produces the protein MQLFEMPEIDVLEEIEEKVVETDLYSLVVFNDEVNTFDWVIDTLMEVCSHTPEQAEQCTIIIHYKGKCKVKNGSWEELVPLRQEICRRGISAEVL, from the coding sequence ATGCAACTGTTTGAGATGCCGGAAATCGACGTATTAGAGGAAATCGAAGAAAAAGTGGTGGAGACCGATCTGTATAGTCTGGTGGTCTTTAACGACGAAGTGAATACGTTTGACTGGGTGATAGATACACTGATGGAGGTGTGCAGTCATACTCCTGAGCAAGCCGAGCAATGTACCATCATTATTCACTACAAAGGAAAATGTAAAGTAAAGAATGGTTCGTGGGAAGAATTGGTTCCCCTGCGTCAGGAGATATGTCGGAGAGGTATTTCTGCGGAAGTGCTTTAA
- a CDS encoding TonB-dependent receptor: MTLKHIFFLILLFGTGMTVSAQQRPKFQASRPNQLTGMVRDSITGEPITNAVVRINFDKIGLYTDTTGTFSVNLIEAEYVVIVNRIGYRPFRLRLKMNKNVHLDIKLMSVAEELEEVIISTQAVDENVSRPLLGVTQMNIKTIKKLPAIMGEVDVLRSLQMLPGVTSVGEASNGVNIRGGAVDQNLILLDDAPIFNPTHLFGLFSVFPPDAVSGMELYKGTTPARFGGRAAAVLDVSMSNPSLEKFSLQGGISFVANRLTAEVPLVKGKVGLLVTGRGAFNDFAFQWGPQKLKNIRASFGDAAAKLFWRINTKNTFSFSNYYSTDFFQTDLLGGITNINSTSTQYDYKTLNFTARWFHSFSDKLNVQTTGVYSRYRPRILLPEQDNDNKVTIGSEILQRQIKTNLNYSPNSRHKIEFGANMTHYQLQPGTLNPGSNQRVNPQTIPTENGIELALHAEDEVTLNSKTTFSVGLRYSYFMALGPGIVRIYAPGAPLTESTIVDSVLYGNGKVTKSYGGFEPRVGFRYNIDEQSSVKFGYNLMRQYLQVVSNTTTPLPTSRWKMSDAHIRPQVSQLWSAGYFRNFKSNIYELSVEGYYRATQNIMDFKPGADFLLQNFIETQVLQGKSMAYGAEFMVTKKKGEITGWINYTYSRVLNQVNEGPQFTEQINDGKWYPANFDRPHNVNMSFNYSENKYHNISLTFTYGTGRPYTVPNGFVSFQGKSYPYYAERNQGRIKDYHRLDFSWQINNPNLKNNRWTGSWIFTVYNLYGRKNQYSVFMRTQGTAYTTYQLQIFSSPVVSLAYNFKFM; this comes from the coding sequence ATGACCCTGAAACATATATTCTTTTTAATACTGCTATTCGGTACCGGCATGACTGTTTCAGCACAGCAACGGCCCAAATTTCAGGCATCCCGCCCCAATCAATTGACCGGTATGGTTCGCGATTCCATCACGGGAGAGCCCATCACCAATGCAGTTGTTCGTATCAATTTTGACAAGATCGGCCTTTACACGGATACCACCGGTACCTTTTCGGTCAACCTGATTGAGGCCGAATACGTCGTTATCGTCAACCGTATAGGCTACCGACCTTTTCGCCTTCGGTTGAAAATGAACAAAAATGTCCATCTGGACATCAAGCTGATGAGTGTGGCCGAGGAGCTGGAAGAGGTGATCATCTCAACCCAAGCCGTGGACGAGAACGTATCGCGGCCCCTGCTGGGCGTGACCCAGATGAACATCAAGACCATCAAAAAACTGCCCGCCATCATGGGCGAAGTAGATGTACTGCGAAGCCTGCAAATGCTGCCGGGAGTGACCTCCGTAGGAGAAGCCTCCAACGGGGTCAATATCCGGGGCGGAGCCGTTGACCAAAACCTGATCTTATTGGATGATGCGCCCATCTTCAACCCCACGCACTTATTCGGGTTGTTCTCGGTTTTTCCGCCCGATGCGGTTTCCGGCATGGAATTGTACAAAGGCACCACCCCCGCCCGATTTGGCGGTCGGGCTGCGGCAGTGCTGGACGTTTCAATGTCAAATCCTTCCTTAGAAAAGTTCAGCCTGCAGGGAGGCATAAGCTTTGTAGCCAACCGGCTTACGGCCGAAGTGCCTTTGGTGAAAGGGAAAGTGGGATTGTTGGTTACGGGCAGGGGCGCTTTCAATGATTTTGCCTTTCAGTGGGGGCCGCAAAAACTCAAAAATATTCGGGCCAGTTTTGGCGATGCCGCTGCAAAGTTGTTTTGGCGCATCAATACCAAAAACACCTTTTCCTTTTCCAATTATTACAGCACCGACTTTTTTCAGACCGACCTGCTCGGAGGGATCACCAACATCAACTCCACGTCGACCCAATACGATTACAAAACGCTCAACTTTACCGCGCGGTGGTTTCATTCATTCAGCGATAAGCTTAACGTTCAAACAACGGGTGTATACAGCCGATACCGGCCGCGTATCTTATTGCCGGAACAGGACAACGACAACAAGGTGACCATTGGCTCCGAAATCCTGCAACGGCAGATAAAGACCAATCTCAATTACTCCCCCAACAGTCGTCATAAAATTGAATTCGGGGCCAACATGACCCATTACCAACTGCAACCCGGCACGCTGAATCCGGGCAGCAACCAACGCGTTAACCCCCAAACCATTCCGACCGAAAACGGAATCGAACTGGCCCTGCACGCCGAAGATGAAGTGACACTCAATTCTAAAACAACCTTCTCCGTCGGACTGCGCTACTCGTACTTCATGGCATTGGGGCCCGGCATTGTGCGGATCTACGCACCGGGCGCGCCGCTCACCGAATCGACCATCGTTGATTCAGTACTTTACGGCAACGGTAAAGTGACAAAATCATACGGTGGTTTTGAGCCGCGTGTGGGATTCCGCTACAACATTGACGAGCAGTCTTCGGTCAAATTTGGATATAACCTGATGCGTCAGTATTTGCAGGTCGTTTCCAATACCACTACCCCCCTGCCCACATCCCGCTGGAAAATGAGTGATGCGCACATTCGTCCGCAGGTAAGTCAGTTGTGGTCGGCGGGGTATTTCAGAAACTTCAAAAGCAATATTTACGAGTTATCGGTAGAGGGCTACTACCGCGCTACCCAAAACATCATGGATTTCAAACCCGGTGCCGACTTTTTGCTGCAGAACTTCATCGAGACGCAGGTATTGCAGGGCAAAAGCATGGCCTACGGTGCAGAATTCATGGTCACCAAGAAAAAGGGGGAGATCACAGGCTGGATCAATTATACGTACTCAAGGGTGTTGAACCAAGTGAACGAAGGGCCGCAGTTTACCGAACAGATCAACGACGGTAAATGGTACCCGGCCAATTTTGACCGTCCGCACAATGTCAATATGTCGTTTAATTATTCGGAAAACAAATACCATAATATTTCGCTGACCTTCACCTACGGCACGGGCCGCCCTTACACGGTCCCGAACGGGTTTGTGAGTTTTCAGGGCAAGTCCTATCCATATTATGCCGAACGCAACCAAGGACGTATCAAGGATTATCACCGCCTTGACTTCTCGTGGCAGATCAACAATCCCAACCTCAAAAACAATCGCTGGACGGGGAGTTGGATCTTCACGGTGTACAATCTATACGGACGCAAAAATCAGTACTCCGTATTCATGCGCACCCAAGGCACAGCGTACACCACGTATCAACTCCAGATATTCTCCTCTCCGGTCGTGTCTCTGGCGTATAATTTCAAGTTTATGTAG
- a CDS encoding DUF4249 domain-containing protein, producing MNLRSKTILIVGLLLIGMCACVEPYDVTYRLNANVLSVDGFVSDQDGTTVSINIARNSGLSYYTEPLQKCTAEIRAGDGSITPLKETISGVYTAPGTFRGKIGQTYQLSFRTPDGKTYESSKELLTGTPEIKNISQQFNLNGLLDNIGKKVVASTVDIYLDFDDPKESKNYYLWRWKLYEEQSICITCVGGRLVGNQCVKINSRTPADYDYFCDKQCWDLIYNDNINILDDKFVSGKSVTGKLVAKIPFYHPSKGCLLEIEQLGLSQQAYQYFELLSSQSQTTGTLTDTPPAAIIGNVRNVNDSQDKVVGFFGAASTKKISYWIERDRYSNPIVKSLLGHPVNLEVSSFPPPSFPCVLSRDRTPIRPEGWK from the coding sequence ATGAATCTCCGTTCAAAAACTATTTTAATTGTCGGTCTGCTGCTCATCGGTATGTGTGCCTGCGTTGAACCGTACGATGTAACGTACCGACTCAATGCCAATGTACTGAGCGTGGATGGCTTTGTGTCTGACCAAGACGGCACGACCGTAAGCATCAACATTGCCCGAAACTCCGGCTTAAGCTATTACACAGAGCCCCTGCAAAAATGCACCGCCGAAATCCGGGCAGGCGATGGAAGTATTACTCCGTTGAAGGAAACTATTTCGGGAGTGTATACCGCACCGGGCACTTTTAGAGGAAAAATCGGCCAAACGTATCAACTGTCGTTCCGTACTCCTGACGGCAAAACCTACGAATCCTCCAAAGAACTATTGACCGGAACCCCGGAAATCAAAAACATTTCTCAGCAATTTAATCTCAACGGGCTTCTCGATAATATCGGCAAGAAGGTTGTTGCTTCAACGGTTGATATATACCTTGATTTTGATGACCCTAAAGAATCAAAAAACTATTATTTATGGCGCTGGAAACTATACGAAGAGCAGAGCATCTGTATTACCTGTGTTGGTGGCCGATTGGTGGGCAATCAATGCGTGAAGATAAATTCCCGCACCCCGGCCGACTACGATTACTTTTGCGATAAACAATGCTGGGATCTTATTTACAATGACAATATCAATATTCTGGATGATAAATTTGTCAGCGGAAAAAGTGTGACCGGGAAACTCGTTGCTAAAATTCCATTTTACCATCCTTCTAAAGGCTGCCTACTTGAAATCGAGCAATTGGGACTTTCTCAGCAGGCCTATCAATACTTTGAATTATTGAGCAGCCAATCCCAAACTACGGGTACACTGACCGATACACCTCCCGCCGCCATCATTGGTAACGTGCGAAATGTGAACGATTCACAAGACAAAGTAGTGGGCTTTTTCGGGGCAGCCAGTACCAAAAAAATCAGCTATTGGATCGAAAGAGATCGTTATTCAAACCCCATTGTAAAAAGCCTTTTAGGCCATCCTGTCAATCTGGAAGTCTCCTCTTTCCCTCCACCGTCCTTTCCCTGTGTGTTGAGCCGAGACCGCACCCCTATTCGCCCGGAGGGCTGGAAATAA
- a CDS encoding GNAT family N-acetyltransferase yields the protein MGQIKHSQTDTGGAFYYESDGQRLAAMTYVDSGKKTILIDHTEVNPSLQGQGIGKKLQAELVAYVRKNDIKVVPVCRFATATFRKMPEWQDVLS from the coding sequence ATGGGCCAAATCAAACATAGCCAAACGGATACAGGCGGTGCATTTTATTACGAATCAGACGGCCAACGATTGGCCGCTATGACGTACGTTGACTCCGGCAAAAAAACCATCCTCATCGACCACACCGAAGTAAACCCATCGCTTCAGGGCCAGGGCATCGGCAAAAAGCTGCAGGCCGAGCTCGTAGCGTATGTACGGAAAAATGACATTAAAGTGGTGCCGGTGTGTCGTTTTGCCACGGCTACCTTCAGGAAAATGCCCGAATGGCAGGATGTACTGTCGTAA